A single window of uncultured Pseudodesulfovibrio sp. DNA harbors:
- a CDS encoding transporter substrate-binding domain-containing protein — protein sequence MWHKIFIWLFLFVIIYTQATAGQPRRISLATLELAPYVVCDTKQNPSGTCIHIVQCTLKKMGIELSLHVVPWARAQSMALHGEVDGFFPASQTPERDVFATQSAPFNDHKLFWYVRKDYLRDPTAPTFPTEAKCACFRGTNAERWMEKNGYTISYKARDYPNLINVLLENRVDAILANNGSMDEIVKKQHAEDKIQRIHLMDAPLGVYFTKDFLKKHQGFLEDFNQYTEECRIF from the coding sequence ATGTGGCACAAAATATTCATCTGGCTATTTCTTTTTGTCATAATTTACACACAAGCAACCGCTGGGCAGCCGCGTCGCATATCACTGGCTACACTTGAACTTGCTCCGTATGTTGTTTGCGATACAAAGCAAAATCCCAGTGGGACCTGCATTCATATCGTGCAATGCACTCTGAAAAAGATGGGGATTGAGTTATCCCTGCATGTTGTCCCGTGGGCCCGGGCACAGTCAATGGCACTCCATGGTGAAGTAGATGGTTTTTTCCCGGCTTCCCAAACGCCGGAACGCGATGTATTTGCTACCCAATCAGCCCCCTTCAACGACCACAAACTTTTCTGGTATGTCAGAAAAGATTATCTTCGCGATCCGACTGCCCCAACATTTCCAACAGAAGCTAAATGTGCGTGTTTTCGGGGGACCAATGCCGAACGCTGGATGGAAAAAAATGGATACACCATTTCGTACAAAGCCAGGGATTATCCCAACCTGATCAATGTCCTCCTTGAAAATCGCGTTGATGCAATTCTTGCTAATAATGGGTCCATGGATGAAATTGTCAAAAAACAACATGCTGAAGACAAGATACAACGAATACATCTCATGGATGCACCTCTTGGAGTCTATTTCACCAAGGATTTCTTAAAAAAACATCAAGGTTTCCTCGAAGACTTCAATCAATACACTGAAGAATGTCGCATTTTTTAG
- a CDS encoding transporter substrate-binding domain-containing protein, whose product MYKCVFFGCSLLVLILYALPAKAEEVVLAYDEYPPLNYTENGKACGEVIDLIREAGQRLGVGTIFIKRPFVRAIQEVEFRGVDGILGVVKTKERQKYLYYPSTGHTQDGPTLFAYMQSGVRVDSLEDTQGLVVGVIRGYQYGEGVLESLTGEIRPVKDGGTLYKMIAERRFDVGLGYGLSGEYYLKKIPGGDQVKPVLMLPPLSLYLAFSKKLGPRGLELAESFSEEIDRIKKERTLMQ is encoded by the coding sequence ATGTATAAATGTGTATTTTTCGGATGTTCGTTATTGGTTCTTATACTATATGCTCTTCCTGCCAAAGCAGAGGAAGTGGTTTTGGCATATGATGAATATCCGCCACTGAACTATACTGAGAATGGGAAAGCCTGTGGTGAGGTTATAGACCTCATCCGTGAAGCTGGACAGCGGTTAGGCGTGGGAACGATTTTTATTAAACGACCGTTTGTCAGAGCCATTCAGGAAGTCGAATTCCGTGGTGTTGATGGAATTTTGGGAGTCGTAAAGACCAAAGAACGACAAAAATATCTGTATTATCCCTCAACCGGCCATACTCAGGATGGACCTACACTTTTTGCGTATATGCAGAGTGGTGTGAGAGTGGATTCTTTGGAAGACACACAGGGTCTCGTTGTCGGTGTGATTCGAGGGTATCAATACGGTGAAGGTGTGCTTGAGTCTTTGACTGGAGAAATACGGCCTGTCAAAGACGGTGGTACTCTGTACAAAATGATTGCTGAGCGTCGTTTTGATGTAGGGTTGGGGTACGGTCTGTCAGGTGAGTATTATTTGAAGAAAATACCGGGTGGCGATCAGGTTAAACCCGTGTTGATGCTGCCGCCCCTTTCGTTGTATCTGGCTTTTTCAAAAAAACTTGGCCCGCGTGGTTTGGAACTTGCCGAGAGTTTTTCCGAAGAAATTGATCGCATCAAGAAAGAACGCACGCTGATGCAGTAG
- a CDS encoding P-II family nitrogen regulator yields MKLIIAYIRPEKLNDVKQALYAKEIYSLSVSNILGSGRQKGFTETYRGVQMEVNLLKKVRLEIGVNNDFEPLAIEAIQSAGHTGTEGDGVIFVQDLAKAMRIRTGEDGIL; encoded by the coding sequence ATGAAGCTCATTATAGCATATATCAGGCCCGAAAAGCTCAATGACGTGAAGCAGGCCTTGTACGCCAAGGAGATTTATTCCCTGTCCGTGTCTAATATCCTTGGTTCTGGTCGCCAGAAAGGGTTTACCGAAACCTATCGTGGCGTGCAGATGGAAGTGAACCTGCTTAAGAAGGTTCGTCTTGAAATTGGTGTGAATAATGATTTTGAACCGTTGGCTATCGAAGCGATCCAGTCTGCCGGTCATACCGGTACTGAAGGTGATGGTGTGATTTTTGTTCAGGATCTTGCCAAGGCCATGCGCATTCGGACTGGTGAAGACGGCATCCTTTAG
- a CDS encoding 2-amino-3,7-dideoxy-D-threo-hept-6-ulosonate synthase, whose product MHIGKAIRLERIFNRNTGRTIVVPMDHGVTVGPIDGLVDMREAVGKVVDGGANAVIEHKGLVRCGHRAQGKDIGLIVHLSASTSLSPFPNAKTLVASVEDAVRLGADAVSIHCNLGDETEAAMLNDFGKISSDAANWGIPLLAMVYARGPKISDEYDADVVAHCARVGTELGADVVKVPYTGNIDTFAHVCDSCCIPVVIAGGPKLDSTEAFLQMVHDSLEAGGAGLSVGRNVFQHKNPTRLVEALNMVVHDDESVGTALNHLNG is encoded by the coding sequence ATGCACATAGGTAAAGCCATCAGGCTGGAAAGGATCTTCAATCGGAATACCGGCCGAACTATCGTAGTTCCCATGGATCACGGCGTAACCGTCGGCCCTATCGATGGGCTGGTCGATATGCGCGAGGCCGTCGGCAAAGTTGTTGACGGCGGTGCCAACGCAGTCATCGAGCACAAAGGACTGGTTCGTTGTGGACACCGAGCCCAGGGCAAGGACATCGGGCTGATCGTCCATCTGTCAGCTTCCACTTCTTTGTCTCCCTTCCCCAATGCCAAAACACTGGTCGCAAGTGTGGAAGATGCCGTCCGTCTCGGCGCAGACGCCGTTTCCATCCATTGTAACCTCGGTGACGAAACCGAGGCTGCCATGCTCAACGACTTCGGCAAGATTTCTTCCGATGCTGCCAACTGGGGCATCCCGTTACTGGCCATGGTGTACGCTCGTGGTCCCAAAATTTCTGACGAATACGACGCCGATGTCGTAGCCCATTGCGCCCGTGTTGGCACAGAGCTCGGTGCGGACGTTGTGAAAGTCCCGTACACTGGCAACATAGACACCTTTGCCCATGTGTGCGATTCCTGTTGTATTCCTGTTGTCATAGCTGGTGGTCCCAAACTTGACAGCACAGAGGCATTTCTTCAAATGGTGCATGATTCACTGGAAGCCGGTGGCGCAGGATTGTCCGTAGGCCGCAACGTATTCCAGCATAAGAATCCAACCCGTCTGGTGGAAGCGCTCAACATGGTGGTCCACGATGATGAATCGGTAGGAACCGCCCTCAATCACCTTAATGGATAA
- a CDS encoding MFS transporter gives MISEKERTAALWAITVTQFSLVFMLSSVAVAIPSLGKEFGATAAQLGLVESGYISAVAMLLFPVTRLADMTGRGFIFATGMALFTTVSLILPLSGSIENFIILRVFQGGGGAMMVTTGLAILADLFTGPRRSMALGIASAGVYVGLSAGPWLGGIIATTMGWRAIFYIGAVPCAFCLALALYLLPVKPEHKKCPPFDWGGAIFIAMGMVLLSQGGSHFHLLTGKIMLAGGVVSLAAFALWEKRAKAPLLDMTLFTTNQSFALGNTVQFISYAATFGITFLISLYLQIAQGMTPSEAGMILMAQPLMQTLFSPISGKLCQRWAAHHVATVGMLFATAGLGGAIFIGDNGSLWLILAVLGLCGTGSAIFATANTAVIMGAVEKENYGIASAMVAGMRTTGMTISLVFISAVLATMVGPTALHAGNANAFVEAMNISFITLTVFSALGVFLSARAKLKRTK, from the coding sequence ATGATTTCGGAAAAAGAACGCACTGCGGCTCTCTGGGCCATCACAGTCACCCAGTTTTCACTGGTATTCATGCTCTCGTCCGTTGCCGTGGCAATTCCGTCACTGGGCAAGGAATTCGGTGCAACTGCCGCACAACTCGGGCTTGTCGAATCAGGCTATATATCCGCAGTCGCCATGCTTCTCTTCCCGGTAACTCGGTTGGCCGACATGACCGGTCGGGGATTCATCTTTGCCACCGGTATGGCCTTGTTCACAACAGTCAGCCTAATTTTGCCCCTGTCCGGGTCTATTGAAAATTTCATTATACTTCGTGTTTTCCAAGGAGGCGGTGGCGCAATGATGGTCACCACCGGACTGGCCATTCTCGCAGACCTCTTTACGGGACCACGCAGATCCATGGCTCTGGGAATTGCCTCGGCTGGTGTTTACGTCGGCCTTTCAGCAGGACCATGGCTCGGCGGAATCATTGCCACCACCATGGGATGGCGTGCCATTTTCTATATAGGAGCTGTGCCGTGTGCATTTTGTCTTGCACTGGCGCTCTACCTTCTTCCGGTCAAACCGGAACACAAAAAATGTCCACCTTTTGACTGGGGTGGCGCCATCTTCATTGCCATGGGCATGGTTCTACTTTCACAAGGCGGTTCCCACTTTCACTTGCTCACGGGCAAGATAATGCTTGCTGGCGGAGTGGTATCACTTGCTGCATTCGCCCTCTGGGAAAAACGTGCAAAAGCCCCGTTGTTAGATATGACTTTGTTCACTACGAACCAATCATTTGCACTGGGCAATACTGTACAGTTCATCAGTTATGCCGCCACATTTGGCATCACCTTTCTGATTTCTCTCTATCTTCAAATCGCACAAGGCATGACGCCCAGTGAAGCCGGAATGATACTCATGGCTCAACCACTCATGCAGACACTCTTTTCTCCGATCAGCGGCAAGCTTTGCCAACGATGGGCTGCACACCATGTTGCAACTGTCGGCATGCTCTTTGCCACAGCAGGACTGGGTGGAGCCATTTTCATCGGTGATAACGGATCACTCTGGCTCATTCTCGCGGTCCTCGGACTGTGCGGAACTGGCAGTGCCATATTCGCAACAGCCAACACAGCCGTCATTATGGGAGCCGTGGAAAAAGAAAATTACGGCATTGCTTCCGCCATGGTCGCGGGGATGCGTACGACCGGTATGACCATCAGCCTTGTTTTCATCAGCGCAGTTTTGGCGACCATGGTCGGCCCAACCGCCCTCCATGCCGGAAATGCAAACGCCTTTGTAGAAGCCATGAACATTTCGTTCATAACTTTAACAGTTTTCAGTGCTCTGGGGGTTTTCCTCTCCGCACGAGCGAAACTCAAACGCACGAAATAA
- the panC gene encoding pantoate--beta-alanine ligase — MKILTDPIELQNQCMAWRNQGLTVGLVPTMGYLHNGHTSLIDMARAQCDKLVVTLFVNPTQFGENEDLGNYPHDFDGDCTKAKTHGADLLFAPGPDAMYAPDHATWVTVPTLGKHLCGASRPIHFRGVCTVVTKLFNLVQPTKAVFGQKDWQQLAILKRMVRDLNMPIEIISHPIVREADGLALSSRNAYMTDKERAAAPAIRQGLLKLADKVKNGERDSVAAKQWLEKEYSSTLPMGIVDYIELVTPDSIEPVSTISSSVLAAVAIHVGKARLLDNILIEV; from the coding sequence ATGAAAATACTCACTGATCCTATAGAACTACAAAACCAATGCATGGCATGGCGCAATCAGGGCCTGACCGTTGGCTTGGTGCCGACCATGGGCTATTTGCATAACGGCCACACGTCGCTCATAGACATGGCCCGCGCCCAGTGTGACAAACTCGTTGTCACTCTGTTCGTTAACCCGACCCAGTTCGGCGAGAACGAAGACCTTGGCAATTACCCCCACGATTTTGACGGGGATTGCACCAAGGCCAAAACGCACGGCGCTGACCTGCTTTTCGCACCGGGCCCGGATGCCATGTACGCTCCGGATCATGCCACATGGGTCACCGTGCCGACGCTTGGCAAACATCTGTGCGGAGCGTCCCGCCCTATCCATTTTCGCGGTGTGTGCACGGTCGTGACCAAGTTGTTTAACCTTGTCCAGCCAACCAAAGCGGTGTTTGGACAAAAGGACTGGCAACAACTCGCCATTCTCAAACGTATGGTCCGCGACCTGAACATGCCGATTGAAATCATCAGTCATCCTATTGTCCGCGAAGCCGATGGCCTCGCCCTCAGTTCCCGCAATGCCTATATGACTGATAAAGAACGAGCCGCAGCCCCGGCAATCCGCCAAGGCCTGCTCAAGCTGGCCGATAAAGTTAAAAATGGTGAGCGCGATTCCGTTGCTGCCAAACAATGGCTTGAAAAAGAATATTCATCCACCCTGCCCATGGGCATTGTGGATTATATAGAATTGGTTACTCCGGATTCAATTGAACCGGTCTCGACTATTTCATCGTCGGTACTCGCTGCTGTGGCAATCCACGTCGGCAAAGCCCGGCTCTTAGACAACATTTTGATAGAGGTATAA
- the panD gene encoding aspartate 1-decarboxylase, giving the protein MAQRCFLSAKIHGVAITCANLEYRGSLSIDPILMKTVGILPYEQIDVYNLDNGERLTTYAIPGGPGEICLNGAAAHKGKVGQRVIIATYMWLDENEAKTRKPRVIVADENNGIDEILECDLNPDF; this is encoded by the coding sequence TTGGCTCAACGATGCTTTTTGAGCGCCAAGATTCACGGCGTCGCAATTACTTGCGCAAATCTGGAATACAGAGGCAGCCTGTCCATCGATCCCATCCTGATGAAGACGGTCGGTATCCTTCCTTATGAACAGATCGACGTTTACAATCTGGACAACGGCGAAAGGCTGACCACGTATGCCATTCCCGGTGGCCCCGGCGAGATATGTCTCAACGGAGCAGCCGCCCACAAAGGGAAAGTCGGCCAACGAGTCATCATCGCCACCTACATGTGGCTGGATGAAAACGAAGCCAAAACCCGCAAACCGCGTGTTATCGTAGCTGATGAAAACAATGGCATCGACGAAATCCTTGAGTGCGATCTCAACCCAGATTTCTAG
- the metK gene encoding methionine adenosyltransferase encodes MMQIEGKYLFTSESVTEGHPDKVADQISDAILDAIIGQDAMARVACETLVTTGMAFIAGEISTTAYADFPEIVRNTIKDIGYNSADNMGFDWQTCAVISSVDKQSPDIAQGVDRQKPEEQGAGDQGMMFGYATNETPTLMPTPIYYAHQLSKRLTDVRKQGIIDYLRPDGKTQVCVEFDNGKPVRIDNVVVSSQHAEGIELADLQAAIQEEVIMKTLPAELIDENLKTYINPTGRFVIGGPVGDCGLTGRKIINDTYGGAGGHGGGAFSGKDPSKVDRSGAYMARYVAKNVVASGLAAQCEVQIAYAIGVADPVSVVVSSRGTGQVSDEQLTKAVTEVFDMRPYYILERLNLRRPIFQKSTNYGHFGRELPEFTWEQTDAVDDLRTAAKI; translated from the coding sequence CTGATGCAAATTGAAGGCAAGTACCTGTTCACTTCCGAATCCGTGACCGAAGGCCATCCCGATAAAGTGGCTGACCAAATTTCCGACGCCATCCTTGACGCCATCATCGGCCAGGATGCCATGGCACGCGTAGCCTGTGAAACACTGGTCACGACCGGCATGGCCTTCATTGCTGGTGAGATTTCCACCACTGCTTACGCTGATTTCCCGGAAATCGTACGTAACACCATCAAGGATATCGGATACAACTCTGCCGACAACATGGGCTTTGACTGGCAAACATGCGCAGTTATTTCTTCCGTGGACAAGCAGTCCCCGGATATCGCACAGGGTGTCGACCGCCAGAAGCCCGAAGAACAGGGTGCTGGCGACCAGGGCATGATGTTCGGTTATGCCACCAACGAAACCCCTACTCTGATGCCTACTCCCATCTACTACGCTCACCAGCTGTCCAAACGGCTGACCGATGTACGTAAACAGGGGATTATCGATTACCTGCGTCCTGACGGAAAAACTCAGGTCTGCGTCGAATTCGACAACGGCAAACCCGTACGTATCGACAACGTGGTCGTCTCTTCCCAGCACGCTGAAGGCATCGAATTGGCTGACCTTCAGGCTGCTATTCAGGAAGAAGTCATCATGAAAACCCTGCCTGCAGAATTGATCGACGAAAATCTCAAAACATATATCAACCCCACCGGACGCTTTGTCATCGGTGGACCGGTTGGCGACTGCGGTTTGACTGGTCGTAAAATCATCAACGACACCTACGGTGGAGCTGGTGGTCACGGCGGCGGAGCATTCTCCGGCAAGGACCCGTCCAAGGTTGACCGTTCCGGCGCATACATGGCCCGTTACGTTGCCAAAAACGTTGTCGCATCTGGCCTCGCTGCTCAGTGCGAAGTCCAGATTGCATACGCCATTGGTGTCGCTGACCCGGTTTCCGTGGTTGTTTCCTCTCGTGGCACCGGTCAAGTCTCTGACGAACAGTTGACCAAAGCTGTCACTGAAGTCTTTGACATGCGCCCCTACTACATTCTGGAACGCTTGAACCTGCGCCGTCCCATCTTCCAGAAGTCGACCAACTACGGTCACTTCGGTCGCGAACTCCCCGAGTTCACTTGGGAACAAACTGATGCCGTGGACGATCTGCGCACCGCAGCCAAGATCTAG
- a CDS encoding MarR family winged helix-turn-helix transcriptional regulator, with translation MQDNTGRRTTSLGYKISRLFRLNGCILDSWLNEHGICSGQIPYIMTTVEREGQTQDQLSASIRVCPAATARMLKSMEASSLVRREENPKNRRQKFVYPTNKAKQLYATLIPLLDRHNQVMLKGFSKDEKSLAKSMLDRIYANVQNEFKEVKK, from the coding sequence ATGCAGGATAATACAGGACGGCGCACAACAAGTCTTGGATACAAAATAAGCCGACTATTCAGGCTCAACGGGTGCATACTCGACTCCTGGCTTAATGAACACGGAATCTGCTCAGGACAAATTCCATACATCATGACCACGGTGGAAAGAGAAGGACAAACTCAAGACCAGCTTTCGGCAAGCATACGTGTTTGCCCAGCAGCAACAGCCAGAATGTTAAAAAGCATGGAGGCTTCCAGTCTTGTACGACGAGAAGAAAACCCAAAGAATCGTCGTCAAAAGTTTGTGTATCCGACGAATAAGGCCAAACAACTCTATGCCACACTCATCCCTTTGCTCGACCGACACAATCAGGTCATGCTCAAAGGATTTTCCAAGGACGAAAAATCGCTCGCAAAATCCATGCTCGATCGCATCTACGCAAATGTCCAAAATGAATTCAAGGAAGTGAAAAAATAA
- a CDS encoding ammonium transporter, translating to MFSRKSPNHVFRRLVTGAVVLAAALAPTFAHAEEVEYLTQSNANILWTLIAACLVMLMQAGFGCVEAGFTRAKSAGNIMMKNFLDFSVGSVIFFLFGFALMFGLDAGGFIGTSGYGLTGVGESDMMWTYTFWFFQSVFAATAATIVSGGMAERTKFSSYIIVSIVVTGVIYPISGHWAWGSLWLGDDGAGWLEGLGFCDFAGSSVVHSVGGWIALAGAMVLGPRIGKYTEDGKAKAIPGHNIPLAGLGVFILWFGWFGFNPGSTTTADDTIGLIAMNTSLAAAAGVLGAMVVSWFRYGKPDISMTFNGALAGLVGITAGCATVTPSSSMVIGLVAGVLVVLSIEFIDKVLKIDDPVGASSVHGVCGAWGTIACGLFNVDGGLFFGGGATQLGVQLLGVGTFFVWAFGGGFLLMSTVKALFGLRAEKDEELKGLDIAEHGSESYNGFQLFSNE from the coding sequence ATGTTTTCAAGAAAGTCCCCGAACCATGTTTTCAGGAGGCTCGTTACAGGCGCAGTCGTCTTGGCGGCAGCCCTTGCCCCCACCTTTGCCCATGCAGAAGAGGTGGAATATTTGACTCAGTCCAACGCCAATATTTTGTGGACGTTGATCGCAGCATGTTTGGTCATGCTCATGCAGGCCGGTTTTGGCTGCGTTGAGGCCGGTTTCACTCGCGCTAAATCCGCAGGCAATATCATGATGAAGAACTTTCTGGATTTTTCCGTCGGTTCGGTCATCTTTTTCCTGTTTGGCTTTGCGTTGATGTTTGGTCTGGACGCTGGTGGGTTCATCGGTACTTCCGGCTACGGTCTGACTGGTGTTGGTGAGAGCGACATGATGTGGACGTACACTTTCTGGTTCTTCCAGTCCGTGTTTGCCGCTACTGCCGCGACCATCGTTTCCGGTGGTATGGCCGAACGCACCAAGTTTTCCAGTTACATTATAGTTTCCATCGTGGTTACCGGCGTGATCTATCCTATTTCAGGCCACTGGGCGTGGGGTTCTTTGTGGTTGGGTGATGACGGAGCCGGTTGGTTGGAAGGTCTCGGTTTTTGCGATTTCGCCGGATCCTCTGTTGTCCATTCGGTGGGCGGGTGGATCGCTTTGGCTGGCGCCATGGTGCTTGGTCCCCGTATCGGCAAGTACACTGAAGACGGCAAAGCCAAGGCTATTCCCGGCCATAATATCCCGCTTGCAGGTTTGGGAGTCTTCATCCTTTGGTTTGGTTGGTTTGGTTTTAACCCCGGCTCCACGACGACTGCTGACGATACTATTGGTTTGATTGCTATGAATACTTCTTTGGCCGCCGCCGCAGGCGTTCTTGGTGCCATGGTTGTTTCCTGGTTTCGCTACGGCAAGCCCGACATTTCCATGACCTTCAACGGAGCCCTCGCAGGTTTGGTTGGTATCACTGCCGGATGTGCTACGGTTACTCCGAGTTCTTCCATGGTTATCGGTTTGGTCGCAGGCGTGCTGGTTGTCTTGTCCATTGAGTTTATCGATAAAGTTCTCAAAATTGATGATCCGGTCGGTGCTTCTTCCGTCCATGGCGTGTGTGGTGCCTGGGGTACTATCGCTTGTGGTCTGTTTAATGTTGATGGCGGGTTGTTTTTTGGTGGTGGTGCGACGCAGCTTGGGGTTCAGCTTCTCGGCGTCGGTACTTTTTTTGTCTGGGCATTTGGTGGAGGTTTCCTTCTCATGAGTACAGTCAAGGCTCTCTTCGGTCTTCGTGCTGAAAAGGATGAAGAACTCAAGGGTTTGGATATCGCCGAACACGGTTCCGAGTCCTATAATGGCTTTCAGCTCTTCTCCAACGAGTAA
- a CDS encoding diguanylate cyclase: MRTKKDIFADGAISFTPQELIDFEHTIKDCIAEFLPFTSYSLFFPREEATDIPEPEYRAEDKELILPLVFQGKMLCFFIAKGVRLKAPATAPKYIMALAGSVLEKLALYKKAITDPLTGLYSRNFFFGELEQAIEQVQGCLATGSCRAGIEARNADLTFSGTFGVIFLDLDTFQPVNERYGYLTGDDILSEIGRLLNMVCPKYTTVSRFANDKFAILVPDAKPRACFQLSEVIRSGISKLSFIDDVTNDTIRVSGSLGYVCYPQGLEGAQFRRSGSEQARMIVRKAREAMAVAKDQGRNRVFGYADILARGGRVLEVLPMNRMSVSLGEASGAKIGQRFLVRAPKGGQKSATLPFKGEVVLVEVRDDIAFAEVLHLGDAAWSIEENDRLKLIEGEESLFAHTEEAKDDAMPSKDAATKLYRYSEFISWFSEARLTPESFGLTLIRILDQPDEQAEGYQDGMDQMALNVAKLAQGAFGEHATGGRYGLNGMIFFQEDIDRETLMERCLEIEKQADDALGIKVSVGASCYPFLNFDRADILDNCRKALEHALLLPDPRVAVFNSISMNLSADRKFMDGDIYGSIEEFKLSLLDDENNLLARNSLGICYAQLGRFEEARHEFETVVSLDKKDVLALYNLGWANHRLGDLDSAGKAYRQCLKAEPGHVYSLMRLGSIEEKANHLKKAAAFYTKAAEQPGGERMVFRSLARVSYKQGDVEGTREYLHLALNADHNDHQAMHMLAKLYLDQDEDPQIAEVLARQSSALSPGIDAYWDTLVEALEAQGKAEEAAKVAARAAG; the protein is encoded by the coding sequence ATGAGGACAAAAAAAGACATCTTTGCGGACGGGGCCATTTCGTTCACTCCTCAGGAGTTGATCGATTTCGAGCATACCATCAAGGATTGCATCGCTGAATTTCTTCCTTTTACCTCCTACAGCCTTTTCTTTCCAAGAGAAGAGGCAACGGATATTCCCGAACCGGAATATCGTGCCGAGGATAAGGAATTGATTTTGCCGTTGGTTTTTCAGGGTAAGATGCTTTGTTTTTTTATAGCCAAAGGTGTTCGTCTGAAAGCACCTGCCACGGCTCCCAAATATATTATGGCGCTTGCCGGTTCTGTGCTGGAAAAGCTTGCGTTGTATAAAAAAGCCATCACGGACCCTTTGACCGGTCTGTATTCGCGTAATTTCTTTTTTGGAGAATTGGAGCAGGCCATTGAGCAGGTGCAAGGATGTCTGGCAACAGGCAGTTGTCGAGCCGGTATTGAGGCTCGTAATGCAGACCTGACTTTTTCTGGTACCTTTGGTGTCATTTTTCTCGATTTGGACACCTTTCAGCCTGTAAATGAGCGGTATGGTTATCTGACCGGTGATGACATCCTGTCCGAAATAGGTCGGTTGCTCAACATGGTGTGTCCTAAGTATACAACCGTGTCCCGCTTCGCTAACGACAAGTTTGCCATTCTGGTGCCGGATGCCAAGCCTCGGGCTTGTTTTCAATTATCCGAAGTCATTCGTTCGGGGATCAGTAAACTCTCTTTTATTGATGATGTAACCAACGATACCATCCGGGTTTCCGGCAGTCTTGGATATGTTTGTTATCCTCAGGGGCTTGAAGGCGCACAGTTTCGTCGTTCGGGGTCCGAGCAGGCACGGATGATCGTGCGCAAGGCCCGGGAAGCTATGGCCGTGGCCAAGGATCAGGGGCGTAACCGGGTCTTTGGCTATGCTGATATCTTGGCACGGGGTGGGCGTGTGCTTGAAGTCCTGCCCATGAATCGAATGAGCGTTTCTTTGGGCGAAGCGTCGGGCGCCAAGATCGGACAACGGTTTCTCGTGCGAGCTCCCAAGGGCGGACAGAAATCGGCCACGCTGCCATTCAAAGGTGAAGTCGTGTTGGTTGAAGTCCGGGACGATATTGCTTTTGCAGAAGTATTGCATTTGGGTGATGCGGCTTGGAGTATTGAAGAGAATGATCGACTTAAACTTATTGAAGGCGAGGAAAGTCTTTTCGCCCATACGGAGGAAGCAAAGGACGACGCCATGCCAAGTAAGGACGCAGCTACCAAACTCTACCGATATTCTGAATTTATTTCTTGGTTTTCCGAGGCACGGCTGACGCCTGAATCCTTTGGACTTACTCTTATACGTATTCTCGACCAGCCCGATGAACAAGCCGAAGGGTATCAAGACGGTATGGACCAGATGGCCTTGAATGTGGCTAAATTGGCACAAGGGGCCTTCGGAGAACATGCGACTGGCGGCCGGTATGGTCTTAACGGAATGATTTTCTTTCAGGAGGATATCGATCGGGAAACGCTCATGGAGCGTTGTCTGGAGATAGAAAAGCAGGCCGATGACGCGTTAGGCATCAAGGTGTCTGTCGGCGCAAGTTGCTATCCGTTCCTTAATTTTGATAGGGCTGATATTTTGGACAATTGCCGGAAGGCTCTTGAGCATGCATTGTTGCTGCCCGATCCGCGAGTGGCTGTTTTCAATTCGATTTCCATGAATCTATCTGCGGACCGTAAGTTCATGGACGGTGATATTTATGGGTCCATTGAAGAATTTAAATTGTCCTTGTTGGATGATGAAAATAATTTGCTCGCCCGTAACTCTCTCGGCATCTGTTATGCACAGCTCGGGCGTTTCGAGGAAGCGCGACATGAGTTTGAGACCGTGGTGTCTTTGGACAAGAAAGATGTGCTTGCGCTGTACAACCTTGGTTGGGCCAACCATCGTCTTGGCGATCTCGACAGCGCAGGCAAGGCATATCGCCAATGCCTCAAGGCAGAGCCGGGGCATGTTTATTCTCTCATGCGATTGGGGTCTATTGAAGAAAAGGCCAACCATCTTAAAAAAGCGGCAGCTTTTTATACGAAAGCGGCCGAACAACCCGGTGGCGAACGTATGGTCTTTCGGTCATTGGCTCGTGTCTCCTACAAACAAGGAGATGTCGAAGGGACTCGTGAGTACCTGCATCTCGCATTGAATGCCGACCACAACGATCATCAGGCCATGCACATGCTTGCCAAGCTTTATCTTGATCAGGATGAAGATCCGCAGATCGCCGAAGTCCTGGCTCGTCAGTCCTCGGCCCTTTCTCCCGGCATTGATGCCTATTGGGATACCCTTGTGGAAGCGCTTGAAGCGCAAGGCAAAGCCGAAGAAGCCGCCAAGGTTGCTGCCAGGGCTGCGGGCTAA